AGTATCCAAAATCAGGTAGCTATCTTTGTTGACTCCAACCAGGTCCCCAGGTTTTAACTTGTCAGGATCAACAAGCCCAACAACAGGAAGAAAAATAGTCTGCATTTGAggaagaatttaaatttataaatcttgATAAATGTGGCCAAGCTGTTGTATCATTATACAATTTCTTCAATGTCTAAACTTCTGTCAACtcaaaagatgataaaattaaacaggtttttgaattgaaagcaaGAACATCAGGGCTAATATACATGAGCTGCTCTAAAAGTATGAATTCAACTGCTtgtaaagaaaatagaagagcAAGCtacattgaattttaattttgcaCATCACTTTTCCATCATCACTACCTTATTTCTAGTCTACTAGTCAGATACAAGAGCACTGCATAAGATGGCTCACCTGACGAGTTGATGTTTTCAGCACAACACATTTACCCTTCCTTTGAGAGTCAAGGTCAATGTTTGCCCCATCTTCTTCAGCCTCGTCTTCTGGGTTCATTTCCAAAATCTATAAATGCATGGACGCCAAAATATAGAGTTAGTGCCAACATTGCTAGAACTTCTATTAAAAACAACCGACTTTATTAACATTCAATTGAACCCCTGAAAGTTGGAAAGTTGGAGAAaaagatttatattttctttgcctATAGTTGGGAATGAGATAACCATGTGATAAACTCGAAGAGCAAGTCATGAGCTTTCTCATCACATTTTTCTAGCGACAGTAAAACAGAACAATACAACCAATGTCTGAACAATATTCATAGCAAAATCCCAACCatttgattttcaggaaaaagggctgttttaaaatagaaattttgCATTGCAAAGGGAAGACACCGGAACAGCTACTCGTGTTTAGTCCACAGGAGTGTAATTCAACTTAAGTTACAGTCTTCAAACACTCCATCATTGTCGAACATCTAGGCATTAAAAATGAATGTCAACAAGATCTACCTCGACAATGTTGCCAACCAGGTATGGCAGCTGCTTGTTGAGTTTAATCTTCTCTTGATTCTCCTTTATCTTCTCCTTATATGAATCCAGCTCCAGATTCGTTCTCTGCACCTCTTCCTACATTCCCCACAAACACACACCAATCAAAAcaccacccaaaaaaaaatacttaagttTACTACTCAAACAAATCTTTGCATTCTAAAACACCCACTTCAAACAAAAAAGCAACCACTTTCCCAAACTTTATACTCACAAACACAACCACTAAAAACACTATTACTTCCATAAGCAATAAGCCAATCAATCCCAATACACAGTTTTAAATCagaattataaacaaaaagactcagttaaaaaaatcagaaactaccaaaaaaacccattaatttcCTGCAATTCATCACACAAAAAATTCCAGATTTTGACTTATTATTAGTACAATCACAATTACAAACCAGTAACATAAACAAACCAATCCTTTCCTTCACTagcaaaaccaaaaccaaaaccctaaatACACAAAACAACCCTAGACACGCAGCAAGAAAACACTCAAGTCAAACATtataattgttgttgttatcgCCACAGACAGATAGAGAGACAGAAAAATCACCTTGAGAATGCGAATCTCGTTATCAAGAAGACGAGACTTTCTTGTGATATCTTCAGTAGTCATGGAGGCAAGCTGGTCATCTTCGAAGCTTGAATCCTCCACCATCGGGGTTGCCATGGTTATCAAGATTCGAGCTTAAAGCAAAGAAATTTAGAGAGAACTGAGAAGAAAAGATTGAGtgtagatagagagagagagagtaataaaatatttttgtttttgtttatatttattttctctgcTTGTTGCCGAAGACAGGAAATGATGGGCTTGAGGTTACTGTTTTCTTGCTGGGCTTTATTCTGTATTGGACACAAGCTGTTCGAGtagaaagatgattttttttttagggttcaGGCATGAGCAAAGTTATAATAACCGGTTAGCCCATGACTTGTGCAAATTGAATAggtaaatacaaaataatattatttaaaataacattcttttaaaataaattttaaaaaaaaattaatttttttttaaaaatacttttaaaatataaaaaaaaacaagctcttAATCTAAAACTTAACCCATGTTAGGTCCTAGTGggtaaatttgttttctaacaTAGTTTGGGAATAacatagaattttttattttataaaataacatagtttgatAAATATTGCAATTAAGAATGCCAATACTTTAAAAAGTCCCAATTGAGTATgttgatattttaaagaaatagtTGAAATAAGAtggcacaaataaaaaaaaattataataaaataaattcaacaacaccaataaaaattatcaataataagTCAAGTAGACCACAcaagtattttatatttgacatgtcttatatttttaacaggTATTGTAGTCCGCAATTATGTTATTATGtccattatatatttaataaaaataggcattaataaatatttaatttgatattgtaaGATGATTAcacataaatatttgattaattattatattattgtatgGATAGTTGTTTGTGTTCAGCTGATTTACCAATCCATTTAAAGAATAGACCAAGACATAtggatgaataaattaaaagaaaataaaaagggatcATATGATAATGCACAAGTTCATCCATGAATCATATTTGTTTTGACCTAGTTTATGAATAAATTGATGAACTAAATACATACAATAATTTATGGTATTAGCATTCCTCTTTTCTGTAAGAGATTTCAAGTTCCAATTTTTCccatgtaaaaagaaaaatagctaTTCAtttctagaaatttttttatatcaaatgtaaaaaatgattttttatttatttagaattcatTTGTTTCTatattaagatatatattttattcaaaccaATCAACATACTATATAGTTTAGCTGCTTTGGATTGTtctttatatatcaaataaattgcTATTCGAGAACTTTTCGAGTGAGATTTAAGCAAGCAAGTGGTGTTGTTAGCTTATGTAGGATTTTGTAAATATAGGAACTCTGGTTTTTGACCTTGGCATGTTTGAAGCTTCAACAATGCTTGACCATTTAGGTAGCAgacatttcattaatattacaAACATTTTGGGTACAACAGGCCAATCTTTGGCCTTTCCTGTTCTATAAATCATGCAGAAACATGTGAAATGAACAAAGTTCCCCTTGCTGTATCGCAAAGATCAGTTGTTGACCACATTAAGCTGGTAAATCATGGACAATCTACAGAACTTTATGTGGCTATCACAGAATATACAGCagataaatagtaattaaagcTTCCAGTAAATTCCTAGGCGATGGAAAATGCCTGCAACCATGCCCCAGAAGAGGATCTCTGCAAAGATAACATAAAGTAGAATGCCAACTCTTTGAGAATGccaaactcctataaaaatatGCTTTTGAATCCAGTATATCTGCAACAGATGGATTGAATTAAGCCAGCAAAATAGGGTAGAACCATGAATTTTATGTCCTAACGTTTGATAAGAAAACTGGAAAGATAGGTGAAAACGTGACAAGGTTCGAAGAAAACTCACCAGTGTATTGTGAGGATCATTGTAGTACCACCCATTGATGAAACCAGCAAAGATGCCTTCAGCAGCCATGACATAAACAAGCATTGCGTTCATGCCAATCCATGCTAGTGGCTGAAAGACGCACTTCCAACCCCAAATATCAACCttgaaggaaaatgaaattGTTTCATATCATAAGTAACCTATTGACAGTTTCAAACTAGGGTTCTCGATTTTATAACCCGAAAATGGTTCAGCTGTGACAACAGCATACCAGGGCGTAGATGGATGAAAACACCAATGCTGCTGCTCCGGATGTTACACAAACATAGCTGAAAGTGTATAGTTGCTTATTTAAGGGAATCGCtgcgaaggaaaaaaaaaagggttaacaTTCTCCTATGAAAATATGCATATATCGTATTTCAGTTCTCACCATGTGTGAAATGAAGAACAAGCCCTGAAATAAGAAGGGCAAATCCCATCACAATCCAATGCTTCAGTCTAGCTGCATGACCCTGGAGTTCAAAGATTTGTCAAAGCAGTGAGGCAAGATCTAGATTTAAGCCAAGCATTTACATgcttaaaacaacaaaactaacCCTCATATATACAAGCACATGTCCAAAATGAACTCCAATGATGGTTGAAAGAACTGCAGATATTGAGCTGCAAGTAATGAGATTGAAATCCACATATCCAGTTAGACATTTTCTCAAGATGCGTGTACAGCATAAAAGGCAGTGTGCATTCAATCTGGACTTCTTTTATAGAGGGATGGATGATCCACACATGAAATTTCCCTGGAACTAGAGAATTTCACATTGCCATTATGTGCATTTTGTGCAAGAGCCTATGTCTCTCAAGCATTCCCTTCCTTGAGCAGATAAAAGTTTATGGTTAACTGCTTAATTATCAGTGTTGCATCTTACAATTTCTTGTAGTGGATAAGCATTTTGGCATATCCTAAAAATGATGAATGAGCTGAATGATTTTCTATCTTGTGGTTTCCCAAGTAGGAGAAAGGTAAGGCTGCTCGCTACTGGTTTGAATCAAATTATAAGATTCAGTGACTAATTAATTAGGTTGTGTACAACAAACCTTAGGATTCCTTCAGGTTCAAAAGGAGCTTTGCACCACGACGGAGCACTGGTTCGGAAAGGCCCCTCATATGGGGAATTCTCCGTGCAGGCCTGCAGCGCTTTGGCAAAAATCATAAGCTCTCACTTCTATAGGTTACAAACAAATGGTTTCacatctaaaaaataatgagcAGCCGCAAACAAAATTGCTACTCACCTCAGATCTCTTCCAAGCTGGATGCTGATACATGTGATTGATTCCTAAAATTTCTCTGTCGATGAAACCAACTGCATTACAAGGAGGATTCAGTTTTCCTCTGACAGCACACTCTACCTGGAAATTGGAATTGACAGGGCTCAAATGTAGGTAGAAAATAAATCCTAATGTAAAATCGTTGTGGATAGTTATAGTACCATCCCTAATTAAAAGTCAACCACAAGGAAAATGTGGTTACTGATAGAAAATTGATGATATGAAATCAAATACTATACTATTCAGGTTTAAGCATACAGGAAGTTATCCAGATCAAGGGAAATGTTGCAGGAGCGACAGAGTAGGTGCTTACAGTGAAAACCTTCCCATAATCAGCACTGTCTCTATCATTGACAGTGAACTGCCAGTGAGGCACGTAAGTCCCGTAGATTACAGCCAGGTAAATAACAAGTATACATGCTCCCATCAGCCTGCAAAATTTGGCACAGAGCGATCATTGAAGATCTGGTCAAGGAATCTAATGAAAATACTCAGTAGTCACAAGAATATAAACCTACCATTGCGAGCTATATAGCTTGTAAATGGAGAGCCATCCAGGTGGTAGCTCCctggtttgctttttttttgtaaatatttccATCAGTGCCACTACTAAGTAAGCAAAAGCAATTCTCTGAAGAGAAAGAATCAAGTTGCTGTATAAGTATATTTCTAACAACCTAAATTATGCATACATATCAATATCAAAACCAGCACCACCTGAAGAATCCCACACCATCTTATCTTCTTCATGTCAACTCCATAAGTAAGTTTGTCAGGAGCATGGGAGAAGCCCCCTACATAATTGTAATAACATTAAGCACTGTCAAGCAAGAGAACGAAAATAgtgttttatcttttgattctaTTGCATTTCATTCCTTAGAAATAACTCTTCATTATTGCATACCAAGATAGCATGAAAGCTGACTCCTTGTTCAAATTCAGCTGCTAACGAGATGGCAGTTTGATGATAAAAGACTCGAGGTCGAGCCTTAAGAATTGGAGTGTTCAGGTTGGAATCTCCCTATCCCATTACTACTAGCTTTCGCCAACTATGGCAAGTTGTCGAAGAACATCATTAACATTTAAGGGCAGGAACAAAAAACTTTGTTTCTTACTGCATTTACATTTTAGACACGGTACATAGGCTTAAAGAATGTTCTCTACCAAACTCAATATCACAATTTTGTTGCTTCCATGTATTATTGTCTCATCAAAGGACAACATAAGCATGAAACACAGCTTGTAAGCAGGTTAGGAGCAGAACAGAACTAACCTTGTAACATGATACCCCAGAATAGCAGTTTCAAAGTTCTAACAATCACCCTCTTGACAGCATGGTGCCGGCTTGTAATTCTCTACATTAATCAAAGAACATATATAAGCAAGCTTGAACTTGTAATGACAAATATATGTATCCTCTAAAACCTTTTCCTTATcaaaatgtattaaaagaaaatggtaaGCCAACCTTAAAAGCAAGAGGAATGGCCATTCCTactatgaataaaaagaaaggcaTTACGAAGTCGGCAAGGTTACAACCATTCCATGGTGCATGTCCAATCTTAGGCCATTCTCCTCCAGCATCATCAACCAAGATCATTAACTACATAAATCCCATTAAAGCACACAAATTTAGtatcataaataaatgattATGGTGGGTTCATAAACTTTTTAACAAGGATGCCTATATACAGTGcagaagcaaaaaatatttgataaaggGGCCAAATCGTAGCATAGGTAAGAATAAGGAAACCATGGggaaattaatacatttttaattggaattaaaTGAAAGGATGAAAAGTACAATATCGGGGAAATTCAAAAAGGCCCGTTAAAAAAGTaggaaataagaaaattatgggGGAATTGATGTTCTTAATTGGAATTAAATGAAAGGATAAAAAGTATGAGGACTAAAGTGGGAAGTAAAAAGATATTAAGGGGGCAATTTTcacgttaaaaataaaatgttaaaagggCCCAACCGGGTTCGAACCGGTGACCTCTTGATCTGCAGTCAAATGCTCTACCACTGAGCTATGGACCCGTTTGTGCTATCTTGTAACTTAGTATTTATATACAATAAAACTATCATGGGCAGACCATCATTAAAAGAGAACCCATTTCCATGAAGGACCCACCAGAAAACTGAGGCACTAAAACTAAATGATTAAcataaaacaaccatatctagAGCTAAGAACAACAAACTTGAAAACAGAGTAAATAGTTTTGAGTATTTTGAGAGAGACGTGTATACATACAGCAACAGTGAGGCCTCTGTAGATATCTAACGAAGCTACACGAATTTTCGGGTCAGGCTTTTGGGCTGAGATATCGGTTACCTCAGCAATTGTCAGCCGGTGGTCTAAAGCAATATCGGCCTTAATTTCGGCCATTTTTTCAGTGCAAGAATCAAGAAGCTCAACTCTACAAACTAGCTAATTGGTGATTCTATGTGAAGCTCAAAAGGGTGTCATGGGTCTATAAATCTAGTCACCTAGGAACTGTGCTTTGATGATTCTGTGTGTAGGAAGCTCAATGGATGGAAGGAAGTGTGGGGTACTAATTGTATCTGGACAAGTGCACGGGAATCTCTTACAAGATAAGAGTggattttttggtttaatataGTCTTTTTATTGGTACTTCTTTGACTccactctctttctctcttgttaAGGAAGAGATTTTGCAAGCAAAGATGGGGCCCTTGTGAGCTTAGCTAGTTTGTCTTTCTGTATTACAGACAAATTTGTATTATTATGTAGAGATTTTTTGTTTGGTGTCACATGTTTAAGCAATCCTGTGTTGTGTCCGAATCTTTTGTAAACTTGAGatgtcaaatataaaattaggcaTCCCATCCTGGAGCAGGTAGTTGGTAACTTCGTATTCACCGCAGAAGGGAAGGAATACAGCATTCTGCAATCAAAAGGATCAAGGGCTATATATGATTATGGTATTTCCTTAGTTATATATTCAATGATCGAA
This window of the Populus trichocarpa isolate Nisqually-1 chromosome 13, P.trichocarpa_v4.1, whole genome shotgun sequence genome carries:
- the LOC7481731 gene encoding uncharacterized protein LOC7481731 isoform X1, which gives rise to MAEIKADIALDHRLTIAEVTDISAQKPDPKIRVASLDIYRGLTVALMILVDDAGGEWPKIGHAPWNGCNLADFVMPFFLFIVGMAIPLAFKRITSRHHAVKRVIVRTLKLLFWGIMLQGGFSHAPDKLTYGVDMKKIRWCGILQRIAFAYLVVALMEIFTKKKQTRELPPGWLSIYKLYSSQWLMGACILVIYLAVIYGTYVPHWQFTVNDRDSADYGKVFTVECAVRGKLNPPCNAVGFIDREILGINHMYQHPAWKRSEACTENSPYEGPFRTSAPSWCKAPFEPEGILSSISAVLSTIIGVHFGHVLVYMRGHAARLKHWIVMGFALLISGLVLHFTHAIPLNKQLYTFSYVCVTSGAAALVFSSIYALVDIWGWKCVFQPLAWIGMNAMLVYVMAAEGIFAGFINGWYYNDPHNTLIYWIQKHIFIGVWHSQRVGILLYVIFAEILFWGMVAGIFHRLGIYWKL
- the LOC7481731 gene encoding uncharacterized protein LOC7481731 isoform X2, producing the protein MAEIKADIALDHRLTIAEVTDISAQKPDPKIRVASLDIYRGLTVALMILVDDAGGEWPKIGHAPWNGCNLADFVMPFFLFIVGMAIPLAFKRITSRHHAVKRVIVRTLKLLFWGIMLQGGFSHAPDKLTYGVDMKKIRWCGILQRIAFAYLVVALMEIFTKKKQTRELPPGWLSIYKLYSSQWLMGACILVIYLAVIYGTYVPHWQFTVNDRDSADYGKVFTVECAVRGKLNPPCNAVGFIDREILGINHMYQHPAWKRSEACTENSPYEGPFRTSAPSWCKAPFEPEGILSSISAVLSTIIGVHFGHVLVYMRGHAARLKHWIVMGFALLISGLVLHFTHAIPLNKQLYTFSYVCVTSGAAALVFSSIYALVDIWGWKCVFQPLAWIGMNAMLVYVMAAEGIFAGFINGWYYNDPHNTLRSSSGAWLQAFSIA